From the Osmerus eperlanus chromosome 21, fOsmEpe2.1, whole genome shotgun sequence genome, one window contains:
- the mettl21e gene encoding methyltransferase like 21e isoform X2 yields MKVFLLYVAVDAELEHAIMERRFCPPVITTQMWEGFTYADSQIRITESTGCYGAVLWPSASVMCYLLDVNRDKYNLTDKNVIELGAGTGLVSIVTSLLGAKVTSTDLPNILGNLQYNISRNTRGRCRHTPKVTELIWGQELEQRFPQASSHFDYILAADVVYAHPYLEELMQTFEHLCQEGTEILWAMRFRLDKENTFVERFQSRFQVEEVYNLPSLCIKLYRAWRRVDPRGPA; encoded by the exons ATGAAAGTCTTCCTGTTAT ATGTTGCCGTGGACGCAGAGCTGGAGCACGCCATCATGGAGCGCCGCTTCTGTCCGCCTGTCATCACCACGCAGATGTGGGAGGGCTTCACCTACGCCGACTCCCAGATCCGCATCACCGAGTCGACCGGCTGCTACGGAGCCGTGCTCTGGCCCTCT GCATCAGTCATGTGCTATCTGCTGGATGTGAACCGTGACAAATACAACCTGACTGACAAGAACGTCATCGAACTAGGTGCCGGAACCGGATTGGTATCCATAGTAACCAGCCTGCTGG GTGCCAAGGTAACCTCCACTGACCTTCCAAATATCCTGGGGAACTTGCAGTACAATATTAGCCGTAACACTAGAGGGCGCTGCAGACACACCCCCAAGGTCACAGAGCTCATCTGGGGCCAGGAGCTGGAGCAACGCTTCCCCCAAGCCAGCAGTCACTTCGACTACATCCTGGCTGCTGATGTGGTGTATGCTCACCCCTATCTGGAGGAGCTGATGCAGACATTCGAGCACCTGTGTCAGGAGGGCACGGAGATCCTCTGGGCCATGCGCTTCCGGCTGGACAAGGAGAACACCTTCGTGGAGCGCTTCCAGAGCCGCTtccaggtggaggaggtgtaCAACCTGCCCAGCCTCTGCATCAAGCTGTACCGAGcctggaggagggtggacccTCGGGGGCCTGCCTGA
- the mettl21e gene encoding methyltransferase like 21e isoform X1 yields METHLAQSTGQTPTKTPAEDVAVDAELEHAIMERRFCPPVITTQMWEGFTYADSQIRITESTGCYGAVLWPSASVMCYLLDVNRDKYNLTDKNVIELGAGTGLVSIVTSLLGAKVTSTDLPNILGNLQYNISRNTRGRCRHTPKVTELIWGQELEQRFPQASSHFDYILAADVVYAHPYLEELMQTFEHLCQEGTEILWAMRFRLDKENTFVERFQSRFQVEEVYNLPSLCIKLYRAWRRVDPRGPA; encoded by the exons ATGGAGACCCACCTGGCACAGTCTACAGGACAGACTCCGACCAAAACCCCAGCTGAAG ATGTTGCCGTGGACGCAGAGCTGGAGCACGCCATCATGGAGCGCCGCTTCTGTCCGCCTGTCATCACCACGCAGATGTGGGAGGGCTTCACCTACGCCGACTCCCAGATCCGCATCACCGAGTCGACCGGCTGCTACGGAGCCGTGCTCTGGCCCTCT GCATCAGTCATGTGCTATCTGCTGGATGTGAACCGTGACAAATACAACCTGACTGACAAGAACGTCATCGAACTAGGTGCCGGAACCGGATTGGTATCCATAGTAACCAGCCTGCTGG GTGCCAAGGTAACCTCCACTGACCTTCCAAATATCCTGGGGAACTTGCAGTACAATATTAGCCGTAACACTAGAGGGCGCTGCAGACACACCCCCAAGGTCACAGAGCTCATCTGGGGCCAGGAGCTGGAGCAACGCTTCCCCCAAGCCAGCAGTCACTTCGACTACATCCTGGCTGCTGATGTGGTGTATGCTCACCCCTATCTGGAGGAGCTGATGCAGACATTCGAGCACCTGTGTCAGGAGGGCACGGAGATCCTCTGGGCCATGCGCTTCCGGCTGGACAAGGAGAACACCTTCGTGGAGCGCTTCCAGAGCCGCTtccaggtggaggaggtgtaCAACCTGCCCAGCCTCTGCATCAAGCTGTACCGAGcctggaggagggtggacccTCGGGGGCCTGCCTGA